The genomic region cagcgccatttcaaggtcgcgggtgttaatttttttcaaagtcaaaaccattttttaaaagccaagacatgtacctttaaaataaaaaaaaaaatttttttaaatattcacaggatttgtcacaatcaatccccaaaaaaacccttcatttcagggcctcgagaccagaagacccccttaatacttaaaaaaggtacgacaaaattttgctctccgtattaatatatagatttaaattcaaaagttataatgaacattttaaaataatttcaacacgacaaataaattgtttctttttttattctattttgccTTCACAAATAAATCACCTCATTGTTTTCCACATTGGCGTCACATTTTAATGTGCAGAATGTTGTTGTTACCTAGTGCCACCGcctttaatgaattcgccttgattttaAACAAGGAAGTTATCGATCTTCACCTgaaatttgtgttttgaaagCGCTTTTTTTAACATAACCTATAAAAGGTGCAGATGTGAGGTGGTAAATACAAGAGGCAATTTTTCCTAACACTTTCCAAGTACATTTTTGGCTTACCAATTTAATTGTCCTGTTTGTCTTCCGCTACCGTGCCAATTCCAACGTACCGCTGCGCTGCCAATCGCAGCTCAATCAGTTGTTTTATTTGACAGCTAAGCCATAACCTCTAAAATCTTGTAAACAAAAACACTTCAAAGTGCTAATAGCGAATAAGATGCGGCATTTGTTTAAAGGTTTTAAAACCATTCCatgtttacaaaaatgtctGGTACAACAATATCGACGGGCGCACAGCacacaaaaaccaacaaatgaagTGTTTGGTTCacaatattgcataaaattgGTGGAGTGAGTATTCGCATTGAACTTGGCTCGGAAGAAGGCCTGCTCGTATGttatataaaacgaaaattgTATTCATATAGCCTTTTTTGGCAGGAAAAATGATTACGAAAATTATTTGTGCACGCTGCTTTTGAACGGCAATCAACGGCGCAATGCGTTTGCGTTGCGGGCATTCAATGTTGAGGTGGCCAATTGTGGGTCCAATGTAAGTGATTTATCATGGATTGGTAATGTGACGCCTACCTACGCTAAtctctttgcatgcttgcaggtgTCGGAAGAGCATATcactaaattgaaattgaagttTTGGTATGATTCCATTGATAAATGCTTTGCAAAAGAAGGTTCCTATGTGGCCGATCATCCGGTTTTAAGCGAATTGAAAAACGTATGTACGCTACACTTTTTGGTATGATGTTATACTGAATTGCAAATATCGCTTTCTTTCTTATTTCTGTGCAGACAGTTGACTCAAACAAGCTAAGCAAAATCTACCTGAAGCGCTTGGTGACGGCGCGTGATCGACCAACCAATCAGCCATTCCTTACAGTAAAACAATTAGAAGAGTACGCCGATCAGGTCTTCTCATCACTTTTCCATCTTTTAGTTGAATTAAATGGTGTTAAGGATATTCAAGTCGACCATGCAGTCTCGCATCTGGGCAAAGCGCAAGGTATTGCAACGCTGCTTAGAGCCATACCCTATAAGGGACGCAGTCAAGCGTTGAATATACCGCAGGAAGTGCTGATAAAACATGGCGTTAGTCAGGAACGCATAGTGAGAGACAAGGCTGAAGATAAAGGTGTAGAGGAGTGTATTTTTGAAATGGCATCAGTAGCTCATCAACACCTGGAAAAGGTAATTTCTTAATAACCCACACAGATTGTGTTTAAAGCAAAAGATTGCTTTGAAAAGGCGGGTTATATTGCTTTAATAGCATAAAACGCTTACCAAAAAGTGTTGGTGTAATACTGCTGGAGTGCTAAATATTATCTTTTTATAGGCTCGCAATCTCATGGATAAAGTACCGAAAGATGTGCGTAAATTTTTCCTGCCTTCCATCCCCGTAGCGCGCTATTTGGAACGTTTAAGAAAAGCTAATTTCAGGTCGGCAGGGTGTTTTATTCTGTTTTACACCGAACAATAAATCAGAttatttatctacatatatatttttttctctccgATAGATTAACTGATCAAAACTGCTTGCGACGTGATTCGATGCTGCCGATATCGCTGTACTGGCATAGCTTACGCCGTCGCTATTaaatagttattaataaaaataagttatcgAGGCTCTTCACAAAATTCGTCAGGTATGAAATGCCAATTCTTTGCCAAATCACGTAGAGATTCGGCAATAAGCTGACTGATGATTCGCAATATGATACTGCagtcaaatacatacatataaatgccaTTGTGTGACGAATtgtatcgaaaaataaaaaatgaaattgaattgctGTAAGTTTCGAAAATAAtcgaagaatattaaatctataCTTGCGGTCGATTTCTATAGTTTTTATAAACGGTGATAGATTCGAATGCGAGCGTATGACCTCGTCATAGCAGAGTTCATCGTTAAGCTCCTCGGTTGTTGGTGGCCGCATAAAATTCGATTGAGACAAGTAATCCCAATATAGTTTTTCGAAAACTGTTGTATTCGATACTTTTACGGATAGATGCTCACGTTTCGACGGTGAGGGTTCCCAAGGAATATTTATCGTTTCCACAGGCTTAAAATTTACTTTCACATTTAGATGCAAAAAAATATGCCCTATATAGCTGGGCTCTTTCCATTTAGGATTATCGATGGATTCGACTTCTTCTAGTAGTTCCTTTgcaattttcgttgatttatcGAGCACGCGATGCACTTCAAGTGCCAGAGGAATGCGTTTAAAAACGAGCGGACGCTCAAAAACTTGCAAATCAACCACACATAGTTTCGAATGATGTGGTTTGAGACGAAATATATTCGGCTCAAAATTTACCTCAAATAAATCGCTGATAACGTAGCTGAAACAATTAGATATCAATATGTATAATGACATTTTATATACTATATGAAATATACTTTACTTTTGCCAACGAAACTCAACACATTTTTGGTTGTAGTTGTGTATTGAGACCATCAAACTTCGGCGCTCTGTACGTTCCATATCGAAATCAAGCTTATTGGGGTAAATTACATAAGGAAAGTCCGCACATTCATAATCTTCAATGGGCACATCTGGGTCTGCGGCAACCGTGTCGAGGTAACCCATCGCTTTGACATGGAATTTCGTGcggatattttcaaaattcaaatggaattccaactgaaatttgtattatttttaattaaatatttagaaaaatacagtagatgttgttattgtagcagcataaatgtACATGTATGCgtagaatgctgctggagtgacagtctttggacggatataaatccgagtcgttacGGTAACGTACAACCGGCTGTTGGGGGAACAAAGAGTatgaaaacaaaagtaaatggaCAGTTTCACTGAAGTtcgattctttttatttttgaagtgaaacttcgtAAGCgttgatggacgagcgagaatggagagtaaaatttcaaggccatgcaacgttctgggcgttttcgttccgcgagagagaagaaagatataacgtagaggaaaaggagagcgagagctataccttatatacattgggtagtcgaaaaggtcttttcgtattttgtcaatagatgtcgttggagtcatctatctccagtgctaccaatcacattgtgtcatatcatatggtgttagaaaggtgacattttaagcttcatttaaccaaaaaaaattaaattcggagaagttgaaaaaaaagttatagctattcaaaaatgagtgaaaataatgaagaaattcgctatattttgaaattgttgtataaaaaagggaagaatgccacgcaagccaccaatgaaactgaaatgaaatcagtacgtgtagcacaacaatggttcgctcgcttccgttctgtaaatttcgatgtgaaagatgcacctcgctccggtcgacctatcgttgaaaaagtggatgaaattatggaaaagattgaccaggaccgtcacataaactgccatgacatcgccaaggcactaaacattcatcatcaaacgggtttgaaccatttaaaaaaggctagttacaaaaagaagctcgatgtttgggtactaTATGAATTgcctgtgaaaaatttaatggaccgaattaacatttgcgattctttgctgaaacgaaatgaaatcaaaccatttctgaagcgaatggtaagaggagacgaaaagtggatcaaatatgacaataatgtgcgaaaaagatcatggtgcaagggtggtgaagctcaacaaatggtcgcaaagccacgattgacgcctcgaaaggttatgctgtgcgtttggtgggattggaaaggattcatccactatgagctggacaacgctaggccacacacatctttgatgactcggcaaaaactgggaaagcttggttgggaagttttgatgcattcaccatatagccctgaccttgcactgtaatttgtttcggtcaatgcagaactcccttaatggagtaaagttggcttcaagagaagcctgtgaaaactatttgtcgcagtttttcgccgagaaaccactaaagttttacactgatggaataatgcctctagaagaaaaatggcaaaaggtggtcgaccaaaatggtacatatttggcttaataaagttcattataaatataaaaaaaaacgagttgaagtttgattagaaatacgaaaagactttttcgactacccaatatttgatgatgagttttgcTGTGCAGTATGTACAATAGTTGGagctgttcggcgccgccgcgactattaCGGCTGCgcatattaatgcattttgttcttgtagtcgctaggcttagaatattattttcgaagttacacacAAATtagaaaaggcgtttcagagtgcttttcaaactttaaacgcgtttttctcaaaatggtgttttgcAAGTCGgagaccaacattactcgaaaacagcTAAACCGATTTGTCTCAAATCTtaacactagcttcttaaatatattttttagtaatgaaTCGGAGACTTTTTCTcaccgatatttttttttcttaaaaatttaaggggtaacaccactgtacacgcgtaaaataaacacgatttttaaagaatttttttgtatagaagggaagggaaaacaatcactctgatttgggaagttattacttatatactaaaatacaaaactacaaagtttgatcgaaaaattttacaaaatggcggcattggagacatttttgtaatgtggtttctcttgaaggagctccgcggcacgcagcacagaggatgcaaattttaatctggaacaaagaaacattttttttcttaatctagataagaatagctagagaaacacgtaggggatttaaaaaatatttatttttgtggaattagcaagcatttgaaggaaaaaactctattttggactaaaaaaatggcacttaaataattataacaatcgtttaaattaatctatcgaaagcccctacgctcttctcttaagaaggttattatacagacgtagtgaaaaacctgattaaaaatatttaaaattgtttgagttatgctgcgtgccaatttcagaaaacgtgttttgagaaaaacgcgcttaaagtttggagaagtcgttagatagcagtcactaacgcttggttaaaagcttcaaatatttatgaaataaacttcggtaacgtataaaactttttgttctgtattttaaaaggttcaaagaattttttaagcttataaaaaaaaaatcaattttttttaaatttctacagtggtggtACCCCTTAAGGCCGCAATTTcggtcaaaaatgtttttttttaaggaaccGCTCCTTTTCAGctccttttcaaataaatatttttactaatacatacAGTTCAAAGATAACATATTACGTGTACAGATTTTTAGatcaatcaatttaaaatttttttcagattctggaaaattcgttttttcGGCCTTTTAACTATCTATAACTCCTTAAATAATcctatttttaagttttcgagCTAAGAATAACTCCTCTTCTAACTGAAACCGGAGGCTGTGAAGCTAaccttaaaataaacaaaacaaaaaaaaaaaaaaaaacaattcccaCCTCATTTTCCATATCGCTTGGCCTATATTCCAGCATCAAAGGCCATACACTTAGGCGGGGTACGGTTAAATTCGGGTTCATTAATCTTAACCCACGCTCACGGGTTGCAAATACGAAATTCAAATGTTGTGGTGTTATGTTGCGCACCCAAATCGGTTGAACGAAGCGACGATGCTCCCTTAAATTGCTCGGGATAAGCTCCTTTGTCATAATACAGGCGATCGGATCGAAAGTGATAACGTTGAGTTTGAAATTAACTGAAAAAACTCGCGAATCGGAGCaactgcaaattaaaaaaatattaaacaaatgaTCTATGTATGAGCCAGCGTGTGTCGGCCACAGCGtgcaaccgcttcaacctaaatTCCATTTCACCCTCTCGACTTACTTGAATTCATATGTAAGCGTATGCTCGCC from Anastrepha obliqua isolate idAnaObli1 chromosome 2, idAnaObli1_1.0, whole genome shotgun sequence harbors:
- the LOC129239248 gene encoding NADH dehydrogenase (ubiquinone) complex I, assembly factor 6 homolog yields the protein MRHLFKGFKTIPCLQKCLVQQYRRAHSTQKPTNEVFGSQYCIKLVEKNDYENYLCTLLLNGNQRRNAFALRAFNVEVANCGSNVSEEHITKLKLKFWYDSIDKCFAKEGSYVADHPVLSELKNTVDSNKLSKIYLKRLVTARDRPTNQPFLTVKQLEEYADQVFSSLFHLLVELNGVKDIQVDHAVSHLGKAQGIATLLRAIPYKGRSQALNIPQEVLIKHGVSQERIVRDKAEDKGVEECIFEMASVAHQHLEKARNLMDKVPKDVRKFFLPSIPVARYLERLRKANFRLTDQNCLRRDSMLPISLYWHSLRRRY
- the LOC129239247 gene encoding uncharacterized protein LOC129239247, whose product is MCEAVLERARLQKAETRRKYQLFKIENMTVTSPPALKIYYWEYFGIDKFNKEIYKDTSNFQHDITMPMRQIHSRPLKIILWLRNVSDKSLAIRLKRIQQCECVPLETRVGFNQFRQLFHCPHRRLVHILQESIHMKPGDLVAMRVVFYYFLFGEHTLTYEFNCSDSRVFSVNFKLNVITFDPIACIMTKELIPSNLREHRRFVQPIWVRNITPQHLNFVFATRERGLRLMNPNLTVPRLSVWPLMLEYRPSDMENELEFHLNFENIRTKFHVKAMGYLDTVAADPDVPIEDYECADFPYVIYPNKLDFDMERTERRSLMVSIHNYNQKCVEFRWQNYVISDLFEVNFEPNIFRLKPHHSKLCVVDLQVFERPLVFKRIPLALEVHRVLDKSTKIAKELLEEVESIDNPKWKEPSYIGHIFLHLNVKVNFKPVETINIPWEPSPSKREHLSVKVSNTTVFEKLYWDYLSQSNFMRPPTTEELNDELCYDEVIRSHSNLSPFIKTIEIDRNIILRIISQLIAESLRDLAKNWHFIPDEFCEEPR